One part of the Amaranthus tricolor cultivar Red isolate AtriRed21 chromosome 16, ASM2621246v1, whole genome shotgun sequence genome encodes these proteins:
- the LOC130802495 gene encoding uncharacterized protein LOC130802495 has protein sequence MWGRLKGDVTTTLSSKINSLGYPCQSNDANKIWVTMTETIRKVAKETLGVSSGKPKAYKESWWWNDEVHSKIKDKNKRFKEFMTCMEEEDRIQKRENYKEAKWAAKKAVAEAKRRAYEDFYQKLGTKEGEKHIYRLAKIKSRQQQDLETVKYIKAWYQFGFMPGRSTTEAIHFLRRLMEKYKERKKDLHMMFIDLEKAYDSIP, from the coding sequence ATGTGGGGGAGACTTAAAGGTGATGTTACCACTACCCTGTCAAGCAAGATTAATTCGCTGGGATATCCATGTCAGTCTAATGATGCAAATAAAATTTGGGTGACTATGACAGAAACCATTcgaaaagtggcaaaagagacTTTGGGGGTGTCGTCGGGCAAACCAAAAGCGTATAAAGAGTCGTGGTGGTGGAACGATGAGGTGCACAGTAAGATAAAGgacaaaaacaagagatttaaggaATTTATGACATGCATGGAGGAGGAGGATAGGATACAAAAAAGAGAGAACTACAAAGAAGCAAAGTGGGCGGCAAAGAAAGCAGTAGCAGAGGCGAAAAGGCGTGCCTATGAGGACTTCTATCAGAAGCTTGGtaccaaagagggggagaagCATATTTATAGGTTGGCAAAAATCAAGTCTAGGCAGCAGCAAGACTTAGAGACAGTGAAATACATCAAAGCTTGGTACCAATTTGGTTTCATGCCAGGAAGGTCAACTACTGAGGCTATTCATTTTTTAAGGAGACTGATGGAAAAATACAAGGAGCGGAAGAAAGATTTGCATATGATGTTCATCGACTTGGAGAAAgcatatgatagcataccatGA
- the LOC130802812 gene encoding probable CCR4-associated factor 1 homolog 7 — translation MSLIKSDDSILIREVWSHNLDEEFDLIRKIVDDYPFVAMDSEFPGVVLRPVGNFKNISDYNYKTLKDNVDMLKLIQLGLTFSDEKGNLPTCGTDKFCIWQFNFREFDVVEDVYASDSIELLKQCGIDFKKNKEMGIDSNRFAELLMSSGIVLNDCISWVTFHSGYDFGYLLKMLTCVELPETQAGFFNLIHIYFPMVYDIKHLMKFCNSLHGGLNKLAELLEVERVGICHQAGSDSLLTCCTFMKLKDDFFNGCTEKYAGVLYGLGVEDG, via the coding sequence ATGTCTTTGATAAAAAGTGATGATTCTATCTTAATCAGAGAGGTTTGGAGCCATAATTTGGACGAAGAGTTTGATTTAATTCGAAAAATTGTTGATGACTATCCTTTTGTTGCTATGGATTCTGAGTTTCCTGGGGTTGTTCTAAGACCTGTGggtaattttaagaatattagtGATTATAATTATAAGACTCTCAAAGATAATGTTGATATGCTGAAGTTAATCCAACTGGGTCTTACTTTTTCTGATGAAAAGGGGAATTTACCCACTTGTGGAACTGATAAGTTTTGCATTTGGCAGTTCAATTTTAGGGAATTTGATGTTGTGGAAGATGTTTATGCTAGTGATTCAATTGAACTATTGAAGCAGTGTGGGATTGATTTTAAGAAGAATAAAGAGATGGGTATTGACTCGAATCGATTTGCTGAACTTCTTATGTCATCTGGGATTGTTTTGAATGATTGTATCAGTTGGGTTACATTTCACAGTGGCTATGATTTTGGGTATTTGCTTAAGATGTTGACTTGTGTAGAATTACCCGAAACTCAAGCTGGGTTTTTCAATTTGATCCATATATACTTCCCAATGGTTTATGATATTAAGCATTTGATGAAGTTCTGTAACAGCCTTCATGGTGGTCTTAACAAGCTTGCTGAATTGTTGGAGGTCGAACGAGTTGGGATTTGCCATCAGGCTGGTTCTGATAGTTTGCTTACTTGCTGTACATTTATGAAGTTGAAGGATGATTTCTTCAATGGCTGCACTGAGAAGTATGCTGGTGTTCTTTATGGGCTTGGCGTCGAGGATGGTTAA
- the LOC130802813 gene encoding chaperone protein ClpB4, mitochondrial, with product MPPMAARAITITSKRKLIRTAYAALTASKTFSSSPSSYPLSHSVPSLNQISSTKTAVPCILSSFVNGVLETGSARKSINGVSSFPLIGRRFYSASSAPSASSGQINQTEYTERAWEAIVGAVEAARLSKQQIVETEHLIKALLEQKDGLARKILTKAGLDNSSVLQAIDDYISKQPKVSDTSGPILGPNLGSLLDRAKKHKNEMRDDFVSVEHLVLAFHSDSRLGKQLFRDFNLTEKDLKDAIQAIRGSQRVTDQNPEGKYEALEKYGSDLTELARRGKLDPVIGRDDEIRRCIQILSRRTKNNPVIIGEPGVGKTAIAEGLAQRIIRGDVPEPLMNRKLISLDMGALLAGAKFRGDFEERLKAVLKEVSASNGQIILFIDEIHTVVGAGATGGAMDAGNLLKPMLGRGELRCIGATTLNEYRKYIEKDPALERRFQQVFCGQPSVEDTISILRGLRERYELHHGVKISDGALVSAAVLSDRYITGRFLPDKAIDLVDEAAAKLKMEITSKPTELDEIYRAVLKLEMEKLSLKNDTDKASKERLQKLESDLKSLKEKQKELNEQWESEKVLMNRIRSIKEEIDRVNLEMEAAEREYNLSRAAELKYGTLMSLQRQLEEAEKNLAEYRESGKSLLREEVTDVDIAEVVSKWTGIPLSNLQQSERDKLVYLEEVLHKRVIGQDMAVKSVADAIRRSRAGLSDPNRPIASFMFMGPTGVGKTELAKALAGYLFNTENALVRIDMSEYMEKHAVSRLVGAPPGYVGYEEGGQLTEVVRRRPYSVVLFDEIEKAHHDVFNILLQLLDDGRITDSQGRTVSFTNCVVIMTSNIGSHHILETLQSTKDSKYAIYETMKRQVVELARQTFRPEFMNRIDEYIVFQPLDSREITRIVELQLNRVKDRLKQRKIDLHFTKEAVSLLGTLGFDPNYGARPVKRVIQQMVENEIAMGVLRGDYAEEDSVVVDVDTSSSAKDLNKLVIRKLENSPENLMAAND from the exons ATGCCTCCAATGGCTGCCAGGGCCATTACAATCACCTCCAAAAGAAAACTTATTAGAACAGCTTATGCTGCTTTAACTGCTTCCAAAACCTTCTCTTCTTCTCCTTCGTCTTACCCTCTTTCTCATTCTGTCCCCTCTCTTAACCAAATTTCTAGCACAAAAACTGCTGTTCCCTGTATTTTGAGCAGTTTTGTTAATGGGGTTTTGGAGACAGGAAGTGCAAGGAAGTCTATCAATGGGGTTTCATCCTTTCCTCTTATCGGTCGTCGCTTTTACTCTGCTTCTTCTGCCCCTTCTGCAAGTTCTGGGCag ATCAATCAAACAGAGTATACTGAGAGGGCATGGGAGGCAATTGTTGGGGCCGTTGAAGCTGCACGACTGAGCAAACAACAGATTGTTGAGACTGAACATCTAATAAAGGCCCTTTTAGAGCAAAAAGATGGTTTGGCTCgtaaaattttaacaaaagcCGGGTTGGACAACTCTTCAGTTTTGCAAGCCATAGATGACTATATTTCCAAGCAACCCAAG GTTAGTGACACTAGTGGGCCTATTCTTGGACCAAATCTCGGTTCCCTCTTGGACAGAGCCAAAAAACACAAGAACGAAATGCGAGATGATTTTGTATCCGTAGAGCATTTGGTCTTGGCTTTTCATTCAGATTCAAGGCTTGGGAAGCAATTGTTTCGTGATTTTAACCTCACTGAGAAGGATTTGAAGGACGCCATTCAAGCTATTCGTGGGAGTCAAAGAGTAACAGATCAAA ATCCAGAAGGAAAGTATGAAGCACTAGAAAAGTATGGAAGTGACCTAACAGAATTAGCCAGGCGTGGTAAACTCGATCCTGTTATTGGGAGAGATGATGAAATTCGCCGTTGTATCCAAATTTTATCAAGAAGAACGAAAAACAACCCTGTAATCATTGGTGAACCCGGAGTTGGTAAAACTGCAATAGCAGAAGG GTTAGCGCAGCGTATTATACGTGGTGATGTCCCCGAACCATTGATGAATCGAAAG CTGATTTCACTGGACATGGGTGCACTGCTTGCTGGGGCTAAATTTCGTGGCGATTTCGAGGAGAGGCTTAAAGCTGTATTGAAGGAAGTCAGTGCTTCTAATGGCCAAATAATTCTGTTCATAGATGAGATTCATACGGTAGTGGGAGCAG GGGCCACTGGTGGTGCTATGGATGCTGGCAACTTACTAAAGCCAATGCTTGGTCGGGGAGAGCTGCGTTGTATTGGTGCGACAACGTTGAACGAGTATAGAAAATACATCGAAAAGGATCCCGCCCTTGAAAGGAGATTTCAGCAAGTGTTTTGTGGGCAACCATCTGTTGAGGACACAATATCCATTCTCCGTGGGTTGCGGGAACGCTATGAGTTGCATCATGGTGTGAAGATATCTGATGGGGCTCTAGTTTCTGCTGCTGTTCTTTCTGATCGCTACATCACTGGAAGGTTTTTGCCTGATAAGG CCATTGATCTTGTCGATGAAGCTGCGGCAAAATTGAAAATGGAGATCACTTCTAAGCCTACAGAGCTGGATGAGATATATAGAGCTGTGCTAAAATTAGAGATGGAGAAACTATCGTTGAAAAATGACACTGACAAGGCATCCAAAGAGCGGCTTCAAAAGTTGGAGAGTGATCTCAAATCACTGAAAGAGAAACAGAAGGAGCTGAACGAGCAATGGGAAAGTGAGAAGGTTCTGATGAATCGCATTCGCTCGATCAAAGAAGAG ATTGACAGAGTCAATCTGGAGATGGAAGCTGCTGAACGTGAGTACAACCTCAGTCGTGCTGCGGAGCTCAAATATGGAACCTTGATGTCTCTTCAACGCCAGTTGGAAGAGGCTGAAAAGAACCTGGCTGAATATCGGGAATCTGGTAAATCTTTACTTCGAGAAGAAGTCACAGATGTAGATATTGCTGAAGTTGTTAGCAAGTGGACGGGTATACCCTTGTCTAACCTTCAACAGTCCGAGAGAGATAAGCTGGTATATTTGGAAGAGGTTCTTCACAAACGAGTTATCGGACAGGATATGGCAGTCAAATCAGTGGCTGATGCGATTCGGCGCTCAAGGGCTGGGTTGTCCGACCCCAATCGacctatagcaagttttatgtTTATGGGTCCGACTGGTGTAGGGAAAACCGAGCTCGCAAAGGCATTGGCTGGTTACCTCTTCAACACCGAAAATGCTCTTGTACGTATAGATATGAGCGAGTACATGGAAAAGCACGCAGTATCAAGGCTGGTTGGTGCCCCCCCTGGCTATGTCGGGTACGAGGAAGGAGGGCAGCTCACGGAAGTGGTACGACGGAGACCTTACTCGGTAGTGCTTTTTGATGAAATCGAGAAAGCTCACCACGACGTCTTCAATATATTGTTGCAACTACTGGATGATGGACGTATAACCGACTCTCAGGGTAGAACTGTCAGTTTTACCAACTGTGTGGTAATTATGACATCTAACATTGGGTCCCATCATATCCTGGAAACTTTGCAAAGTACAAAGGACAGTAAATATGCAATTTATGAGACGATGAAGAGGCAGGTTGTAGAGTTGGCGAGACAAACATTCCGTCCAGAGTTCATGAATAGGATTGACGAATATATCGTTTTCCAGCCGCTTGATTCCAGAGAAATCACCAGAATTGTTGAGTTACAG